A genomic window from Brassica oleracea var. oleracea cultivar TO1000 chromosome C8, BOL, whole genome shotgun sequence includes:
- the LOC106310900 gene encoding uncharacterized protein LOC106310900 — MSLDGLGGMAMAEAYTARKFHRENMKTLTASTSTTVGGGTEDNGGGYSLWFFGKRSTKKNSAKVCDLITIE, encoded by the coding sequence ATGTCGCTAGACGGACTAGGAGGGATGGCTATGGCGGAGGCTTACACGGCGAGGAAGTTTCATAGAGAAAACATGAAGACTTTGACGGCAAGCACATCCACAACCGTCGGTGGTGGAACCGAAGACAACGGTGGAGGATATAGCCTGTGGTTCTTCGGAAAGCGGAGCACCAAGAAAAACTCGGCTAAAGTTTGTGATCTTATAACTATAGAATAA